tcTTTAACGAATGGAAAGTGGAGTTTAACAATAATGTAGGGTCCGAGATATCTTTGTTCAATTGTATGGGCaaagattttgaattttttttaacgtGATAATAATGTTGTTCGAATTGAATGATGTTTGATACTAGAGTTGGGGTAAGGATCCgaatttgatgatttagaaTATCCAACTTCatcaattctaataaatcgAATAAGTTTTTGATACCTtctattaaatgatttgtGGATTTCAAGATAGAGACTGGAGGGATGGTAGCGGGTGGAGGAAGAGGTGAAGTAGAGACAGAGGTAGAGGTAGAGACAATAGTGGTATTTTGTAATGGGATAATGAAGTTTTTAAAACTGATAAAGATTTTATCTACTAGAACGTCCCTTGCTGGAGCACAATGCCTCTTTAGAATGTCTTGTAACCATTCGATGAAATcgattaaaaatgaataagCGATTTTCCAACTGGGACAACCACGGATAGAATTGAGTAAAGTATTGATATTTAGATACGCGTTACATTCTGAGGCACAATTTTCTGGCAACAACGAGATTAAGattgatttgaattctGTGAGCAATAACTTCAAATTACGATTATCGGAAGATTTCTTGTTGAAAATCAACAACAATTGATTCTCAAGAATATTCCAATATTGTTTTGCATGtatatcattaatttttttttctaaatgatttggtttgaatttaataaagttaTCAAATAACAGATCATGACGGAATTGTGCATTCTTCACCACGTTGGTAAGGTCCAGTTCTTGTAGTGTGGAGGAGTTGATTGGAGGTAAGATCGTTAGACATTGAGCATTTTCACTGGAGGATTCCTCATCTTCCTCTTCTTGCCTCTCCTTGCCATAGAGAcgatcaattaaatttgctTCAAACAATTGATGACTTAAAAGTGCAGGAGTCTTTTGAGTCTGTTGTGTATTATTCATGAATAAATACTAGAATATGTTTAGCAATTGTGATTGTGCTAATGCTAATGCTTATGCTTATGCTAATGCTTATGCTTATGCTTATGCTTATGCTTATGCTTATGCTTATGCTTATGCTTATGCTTATGCTTATGCTTATGCTTATGCTTATGCTATTTCGTTTCTTTTTCGTGGGTATTTCCTAATGAGGGAATTAGCGATGACTATATAGCGATTCAGAGGGCTACGGGTGGAAGGTCCGGAAGAGGCAAGAAGAGGCTGTGCGAAAAAGAGCTGGCAGTTGAGCCAGACAGAGATCCGGAACGTTTTTATACGCGGAATGCCCGGTGGGGAACTCCGCGGAACGTGTCAGCCACTACCCGCAGCTACCCGCAAGACCCGCCGCTCGCCCACCCCACAGTTACTTCTTTGGGATATCTTTACGACACAGCCGAGGATCAAACCAAGGGcggaaaaagaaaaaaagaaacaaggAAAAAATGCAGAAAAAAATCAggaaaattagaaaaaatataggCGGTGGCAAATCGGAGTGTATAACTTTAGGACAAGTTATGGATATATTAGGACAagaatatgtatatataggaagaggaagaaaattaagaagaagaagaagaagaagcaaaagaaaaagaaaaaaaattgagaaAGAGAAAGAGAAGCAGAAGTAAAAAAGAACCTCAAAAACTAAAATGCAAGAAACTGGAATTCACGAAGAACAGATCGTAGCAGCCAAGATCTGCGGTCTGTGTTCCGTACAGGATGCTCTGTGTGCTGCAGATGCAGGTGCAGCATATGCAGGGGTAATCTGTGTGCCCCGCAGACGGCGCACAGTCGCAGCCGCAGAGGCTATTGCGATCTCACATGCTCTACAGGGCTCACAAACTAAACTGGTGGGGGTGTTCCAGAACCAAAGTGTGGGTGAAATTATAGAGTTGAGTACTAATTATAATCTTGATGTGGTGCAATTACATGgagatgaagatgaacaGTTTATAGCCCAATTGTACAAAGCTATCAAGGATCTGAAGTTGATTAAACGATGTGCTTTCCCCAAGGATTGTCAATTAGCATTACGTCTGGTTGAACGATATGACGAGAATGGAATCAAGATATTGTTTGATTCTGCTAAGGGGGGTACCGGTGAATTGTTGGATTGGAAAGCCATCGAGAGATGGTCTATCGAGAATGGTAACTTCCCGNNNNNNNTCTATTTGGCAATAAAGCTCAAAGGAATTACAGGTGTCGATGTAAGCGGAGGTGTTGAGAACGAATCCGG
This genomic stretch from Henningerozyma blattae CBS 6284 chromosome 1, complete genome harbors:
- the TRP1 gene encoding phosphoribosylanthranilate isomerase TRP1 (similar to Saccharomyces cerevisiae TRP1 (YDR007W); ancestral locus Anc_3.192), whose protein sequence is MQETGIHEEQIVAAKICGLCSVQDALCAADAGAAYAGVICVPRRRRTVAAAEAIAISHALQGSQTKLVGVFQNQSVGEIIELSTNYNLDVVQLHGDEDEQFIAQLYKAIKDLKLIKRCAFPKDCQLALRLVERYDENGIKILFDSAKGGTGELLDWKAIERWSIENGNFPXXXYLAIKLKGITGVDVSGGVENESGSKDLEKVKEFVRVAKSDACL
- the SOK1 gene encoding Sok1p (similar to Saccharomyces cerevisiae SOK1 (YDR006C); ancestral locus Anc_3.195), with the protein product MNNTQQTQKTPALLSHQLFEANLIDRLYGKERQEEEDEESSSENAQCLTILPPINSSTLQELDLTNVVKNAQFRHDLLFDNFIKFKPNHLEKKINDIHAKQYWNILENQLLLIFNKKSSDNRNLKLLLTEFKSILISLLPENCASECNAYLNINTLLNSIRGCPSWKIAYSFLIDFIEWLQDILKRHCAPARDVLVDKIFISFKNFIIPLQNTTIVSTSTSVSTSPLPPPATIPPVSILKSTNHLIEGIKNLFDLLELMKLDILNHQIRILTPTLVSNIIQFEQHYYHVKKNSKSLPIQLNKDISDPTLLLNSTFHSLKIEIIKRLSCCLKETSLPDCLELDNYRLIKAKLQLRQLTCITICRMMYNQLLTDDQKTIPLGIFNQNIFSIVSHKHSSYWTKNISRLSLYMKQITNTPIETSFIKDWLTKNFSPHFSNLYKITEAKILNMLVDHIIPDSNLVYINLNSTNFDNFKIFNVLYLQDFLKLLKSLYLLINLHWQVYHDHYITPTEQSIHYQLPIPSPQDSASI